In the Lepidochelys kempii isolate rLepKem1 chromosome 3, rLepKem1.hap2, whole genome shotgun sequence genome, one interval contains:
- the GDF7 gene encoding growth/differentiation factor 7, protein MDLRAAAALCLWVLSACRPRDGLEAAAVRGSPGAGSSGPLAAASASSSQGRLPRQREAGRRGGGALRNGTVVPHQYMVSLYRSLSAPEPPGAAASSGGGRADTVTGFADLAAGDDSPAEAGQTFLFDVSSLPETDEVVGAELRILRKPPANRSLALSRQGALHHLLLSACPSADRPPRLWDSRAADILDSGSPRWEVFDVWEAMRDGREKPGSGQRLCFMLRIVSDQSGRPLPPGQLGFGKPQPQPHERALLVAFSHSKRKENLFKEIRDQVKALGSPPFLEPPDPGQETPTKPRRRRRTTIAARAGGKGQGKKAKTRCSRKALHVNFKELGWDDWIIAPLDYEAYHCEGICDFPLRSHLEPTNHAIIQTLMNSMDPESTPPSCCVPSKLSPISILYIDSGNNVVYKQYEDMVVETCGCR, encoded by the exons ATGGATCTGAGGGCGGCCGCGGCCCTTTGCCTGTGGGTGCTGAGCGCCTGCCGCCCCCGGGACGGGCTGGAGGCGGCTGCGGTGAGGGGCTCGCCGGGAGCCGGCAGCTCAGGGCCACTTGCcgccgcctctgcctcctcctcgcAGGGGAGGCTCCCGAGGCAGAGGGAGGCTGGACGCCGCGGCGGAGGGGCTCTGCGGAACGGCACGGTGGTGCCCCACCAGTACATGGTGTCCCTCTACCGGAGCCTGTCCGCCCCCGAGCCGCCGGGGGCAGCCGCCAGCAGCGGCGGGGGCCGGGCCGATACGGTCACGGGCTTCGCGGACCTGGCGGCCGGAG ATGACTCCCCGGCAGAGGCCGGCCAGACGTTCCTCTTCGATGTCTCCAGCCTGCCGGAGACGGACGAGGTGGTGGGCGCTGAGCTCCGGATCCTCCGGAAGCCCCCCGCGAACCGGAGTTTAGCCCTGTCCAGACAGGGAGCCCTCCACCACCTGCTGCTCTCCGCCTGCCCCAGCGCAGACCGGCCGCCCCGGCTGTGGGACTCCCGGGCTGCGGACATTCTGGACTCAGGCTCGCCCCGCTGGGAGGTGTTTGACGTGTGGGAAGCCATGAGGGACGGGAGAGAGAAACCCGGCTCGGGCCAGCGGCTCTGCTTCATGCTGAGGATCGTGTCGGATCAGTCCGGGAGGCCTCTGCCCCCGGGGCAGCTGGGCTTCggcaagccccagccccagccccacgaGAGAGCCCTCCTGGTGGCGTTTTCGCACAGCAAGAGGAAGGAGAATCTCTTCAAGGAGATCAGGGATCAGGTGAAAGCCCTGGGCAGCCCCCCGTTCTTGGAGCCCCCAGATCCTGGCCAGGAAACGCCCACTAAACCCAGGAGGAGGCGCAGGACCACAATCGCCGCCCGGGCTGGGGGAAAAGGGCAGGGCAAGAAGGCAAAGACACGGTGCAGCAGGAAGGCCCTGCATGTTAATTtcaaggagctgggctgggatgACTGGATAATCGCCCCTCTGGATTACGAGGCGTACCACTGCGAGGGGATCTGCGATTTCCCCTTGAGGTCCCACCTGGAGCCTACCAACCACGCCATCATCCAGACGCTGATGAACTCCATGGACCCCGAGTCCactcctcccagctgctgcgTGCCTTCCAAACTCAGCCCCATCAGCATCCTCTACATAGACTCCGGAAACAACGTGGTTTACAAACAATACGAGGACATGGTGGTCGAAACGTGCGGCTGCAGGTAG